The genomic segment caaatttacttattcattagagtgtttatgtatgtatttcCTAATCTCCATGGACCGGTCTGGCAATTTTGGATGACCTATGccaatttgtttttaagaaaccATTTTCATTacagtaaataaaataataagaatagtaatataaaaaattattttcataagatAGTTTATAAGTCCATAAACCGAAATATGTTCCTTTTGCTTGCtcacatttttttgtcttttcaatgttttcatattcatttaaatatttatacaaattggatatatctacatgaaaaatatatgtttttcttatataaaacttgaacttataaaaaaatctaataataactgaacttataattttatttttttctacataaaagaaaacaaaacttttggtCTAAAGTATACTCCAAAAAATTTGATGCCATAATGCTTGGCTTCATTTGCTTACCCTATGGATTGGGCCTCGGTCCGGGCCTTgaactatattttatatttactctAGGGTTGTCGTGTTTGTTGGTTATATTAATACTACTACATCATgaaaaaatgaactatcatgatttaatatattcaacatcactacaagaaatatgtgTATTTTTAGCGCACGAAAAAACGCTATCATTTCGTTTCGATAGCGATTTGTAAATGTTGTCTTTGTCGGTGCCATCTTAGAGGGTGCACATacaatatcatttttttctttgctattaTTTGTCTCTCTATAATAGTGAATTATTATCGCTATATTAAGATTATTAGTAGCATTTTAAAAttactatattataattaacagtGTATAAAGTAGACTAAAACTTCTTCTTATAAGACGATGCATATGAGtctctccattgtaaatttagtttgtgatgttactatcatatgcttaaaaaatcatgttgttaagattgtgatgtctttttatatcatagcatgatatgagttgcatttttctatattaattaatttgacttctatagttgtgacttgtgagtaatatatgctaattgtatattggtatcattttttaggaatcttagtatcaaatagCTTTAGATTAAccatcttaaaaataaaagatcaacaAATATTCTCATAACATTTTCCACtttcacatataatattttacttccTAAGACacttttttattatgatatttgatattataatattctgcGGTTTTTCTTCTACGTAGCTacgagaaaataaatatttgttttattcaattgCATTTATGATAAAGCTAAAAAGATAGATCTAAACAATCATTTCGGCGATAGAACAAAACTATTGCATTTTTATACTACACCAAAacttaggggggtgtattcaacttgatattttaagtgattgtgtaaaagttacaaatcctatgttattcaatcatagattttaaaaactctcctgaaatccactgttattgaactaatgatttaaaaatctactttaaaatccactgttattcaaaacagtttgtggatttggattttaataagttttagggattctggaggatttgagaggatttgtttagttaaaaatacagaaatccaaatctcatggttttaggtgggatttgaaagaattttcctataaatcatatcaacttccctaaaatctacagaaattccaaatttactaaatcccatcaaatcctccaaaatcattgtttcaatacacccctcttagagtaattttttataaacttatttacttggattcattttcattattaaaatttcgtaaaaaaattttaatttgtattagaatgtataaagaataaattatattgagggATGTGATTGCATTTTTTACCTCACCAAAAATTAgctggtaaaatatatttattaagttcATTGTTGTTTacctaaatttcatatttagattgtattcatgtaagttattttccaaaattttcatgtttttgtagaTGTCAGTGGTAATATAATTTGTGCAAAcgcaagaaagaaaataaaaagatggagaATGCTTAATATNNNNNNNNNNNNNNNNNNNNNNNNNNNNNNNNNNNNNNNNNNNNNNNNNNNNNNNNNNNNNNNNNNNNNNNNNNNNNNNNNNNNNNNNNNNNNNNNNNNNNNNNNNNNNNNNNNNNNNNNNNNNNNNNNNNNNNNNNNNNNNNNNNNNNNNNNNNNNNNNNNNNNNNNNNNNNNNNNNNNNNNNNNNNNNNNNNNNNNNNNNNNNNNNNNNNNNNNNNNNNNNNNNNNNNNNNNNNNNNNNNNNNNNNNNNNNNNNNNNNNNNNNNNNNNNNNNNNNNNNNNNNNNNNNNNNNNNNNNNNNNNNNNNNNNNNNNNNNNNNNNNNNNNNNNNNNNNNNNNNNNNNNNNNNNNNNNNNNNNNNNNNNNNNNNNNNNNNNNNNNNNNNNNNNNNNNNNNNNNNNNNNNNNNNNNNNNNNNNNNNNNNNNNNNNNNNNNNNNNNNNNNNNNNNNNNNNNNNNNNNNNNNNNNNNNNNNNNaaattttaatttgtattagaatgtataaagaataaattatattgagggATGTGATTGCATTTTTTACCTCACCAAAAATTAgctggtaaaatatatttattaagttcATTGTTGTTTacctaaatttcatatttagattgtattcatgtaagttattttccaaaattttcatgtttttgtagaTGTCAGTGGTAATATAATTTGTGCAAAcgcaagaaagaaaataaaaagatggagaatgcttaatatgtcttgaaagtctaaagggagaaaaaaccataaacacacTACTATGTAATCAAAAATTTCTCTACATGTTGAAATACTCTAATACtacataaaaaaggaaaatttaagtaacactaaacaaaaaaacccaagaaatattgaaatgatcagtatattttaaaattcattaaaataacaattactGAGTAAACGAATAAAAGAActataatatccaaattactaaaattcaaaaacaatgtaagctaaatccgtgcgtagcacggaatgacttctagtatatatatatatatatatagatcggTTCTTGAGGCGCTTATACAAAGCTTTTTCTGGTTGCAGTTTGTGCTTGACTATCCAAATGAATTTATTACGTCTGTGGAGGGGACCTTAATAAATCTGAAAAGTACGACTCTTAAGATGACGTGGATTTCTTCATTGAttttcaaaacatcaaaaaacaGAACCTCTCCAACATTTGGAACAGTATCTGATGGTAGAAAATTTGTGCTGGGGAAGAATGATAGCGCTCTTGTTGGGTTCCATGGATATGATAATGTTGGTTTGAGTACTCTTAATGCTCTAGGAGCATATTACCGCCCGTTCCCTCCTACTCCTGATGCAGTGAAACTAGAAGCACAAGGTGGTAATAGAGGAGCTTCTTGGGACGATGGTGGTACTTTCAACAGTGTTAACAAGATTTACATTGGACTAAGCGAAAAAGTTATAGGCTTTGTCAAGTTTATGTACTTCAAAAGCGCTAATTTGGTCATTGGAGATGATCATGGAAATAAAACCATGATAACTCGTGTCGAAGAGGtcattaattaaattttccaaatttaaagATCTAGATATATAGTACTTGGTTAACTTTATTATCATTCTtgatgtattttgatttttcttgttttgcagttCGAGTTGGATCCGtttgaaaaaatcaaatcagtGGAGGGTACTTATGATGATAAATCAGGAGGTATAACCATGCTTAGGTTCAAGACCGACAAACAAGACTCTCCATACTTTGCATTTGGTACAACACCAACCTTCGTGCTTCACAAGGATAATCACCAGATCGTTGGGTTCCATGGAAAATCCAGAAACATGCTTCATCAACTTGGGATCCATGTTCTACCAAAcggttttaaatttgttttttaatgttgtCTTACTTTTTTTTACTCTACTATGTGTTGGGTTTCTCATATTGTGTGACGTATGTAATAAGTCATGTTTTAATGACATCGTATCTTCAACTCTGTTACTTATTGCATCtcctgatatatcatggtttttgtggtttttaaccatgatataatgagtcttttgatgtgttttctaggatgtttttgagtctttacaggttttctaggattttggcatgaaagaagcaaaattgagcaatttggatcattttggagcattaatTCAGAAAAACGAACTTGGAGTCAGAACAGAgatggagtgtcgatcgacactgcattagcatcaatcgacaccatgtttAGCCAATGAGAGAAGccaatttggaagttttacaaatctgccccaaagttttccatatttgcaacacaagtccctgacgtgttttaggacatataaatagtatttttaggttttacaaaccaTTAAGTTGTTTTCtagcaattattatttttctgtaaCCCTGTTAGATTTtcagagctttggagagagagaggtctgctttgtagagaagaattcttgaactctattttactcttttaatctctattgtttactattcagaattatgttttgttcttcattgaatatatctgagtagtttgcttgttaggttcagggtttttcacagatatctgtttatttaggattcaataTCTTtttagatcttcatcataggttgttcttaatgctagatctttgattagtcatctggatttagatcttaggattattgattgatatgagaatataatttattttcctgataaaaccttttgatgaacaaaattacttcttgcaaagagatttgatttagtgattttgtgaacaatctaaacctatttttaaagctgatttttaacctataattttacaaagagatttggattttctgatttttaatttagataatatttgcagtgagaactgatttattttacagaagtatttagagttttaaatctgtttttaattgcttgaatcctaatttatttattgatttaataatttttaatttcctgagaaatttcctagacctagctttttgatccattgaattttcacagctttatttaatattttgcattgttatttcaattcaaattaatttgtttagcataataaaaaaactctataatttattgtgtagtcttgactccttgtggaattcgacccctaaatactgcattgatctcttaatgtgagagagtagctctaggggtaaatttgagcatatcatctCCTATATATGTATAAGTGTGTCTTTCGACAGTACTATCACGTNtttttttttgataaacataTGATTCATTCCATTAAAATAGAACACACCATACAATAAAGAGTTCAAGGTTTAAAGAACAATGAAGTAAGGCAATCCCCAAAGCCAATACAACAAAGAGATAAAGATAGATAAGGGTCATCGAAACTGTAGActtgagagctatgaaccaACTCCTTGCAAGGGTTTTGGAACCTGTGAGATCAAGAAATAACGATGCTTCTTCCATGAGTACTTCAATGGATGAAAAGATGGCCTCTGTCTTAGATTGAAGACTAAGCGGCGTTGAGAAGGCTAAAGCTGAGAACCTCACTTGAATAAGGAAGGCTACCCGAAGGAGAGCTTTGCCATGGGTTTGAGCAGGGTTAAGAATGCTCTGGTTGAGGATAGATAAAGGGTTGATTGTGGTCTTGGTCTCAAGGGTGAAAAACTTGAAGATGTTGTGGTAACCCCAACTACAAAGAATtggggtcataatgccactaaTCTTCAGGTTTTTTGGTAGGGGCTTCACAAAGTTGATGAGAGGCAGTTTTACTAGCTTATAAATCAGTCGGGTTGATGAAGAGAGCATGAAGACACATCGGTAACCACAGTTCCGTATGGACTGGGTCATAATGCCGAGTTCACTCAAATTGCTAACTTCAAAATCAAGAGTCCTAGATGATTCTACTAACAGGTTGTCGAAGAAATTCTCTAACCAAACTAGCAACAATGGCAGTCTACTTTCcaaatgcagtcttcgaacaaaTGGTTCTATAAAGCTACACAGAGATTGACTAGAGTGGGAGAGATTGGCGTTCTGATCGAACCTGGATACACGCAGCGGTAGAACTTGTGGATCATCTTTTGGTGCTGGACTCGAGAAACTTAATGGGCCGAGAGTAGGGAAGCCCATCAATGGGAACCCTAGTTTTCTAATCGGGACCAGGTGAGTGTTCACGCGGCGGCCGGACTGAATCGAGACCTGGTTCAGCAGTTTGAACGTCTTCGATGGGGGAAAGGGTGCTGGTTGTGGTTTCAGATCAGGACTTGGGACTTCAGAAGAGAACATAAAGAGCTTTAGATCTCCGGTTCTAGAATTCGACGCCAAAATGAGATGACCGTCGTGTGCCGTCGACGATTCCATCAGGCCAGAAATTGATGGTCTAAGCAGATCTGCTCCTGCCATCACCGGTACCTGGTGTGAGATCTCTTTTTGGTGGAACGAAAACATAGGTTTGCCATTTGCTAGTTCTTCGGGAAGCTTCTCCGGGAAGGAGATGGATAGTGGGTAAGAGCCATGAGGACTCGACCTTCTGTTCACCACCTTGGCGTTAAGACCGGCTGTTGAAACCATGTGATTGGAAAGGGATCTAAAGGGATTTAAGGGGATTAAAAGCTTAACAAAAACTAAGAAAAGTAGAAAAGAAAGATTGCGAGACAAAAGGAGACGAAAGAGGGTTGTGTCCCGACGCCGGCAAAGAACTCCTTCGCCGGCGTCGGAGGATAGCGGTGGTGAGATCTCCTCGATACTTGTGTCTGAGAGAAAacgcgtttttttttttagtacatgACAATTAAAAACTGTTTAGATTAATAGTTCTCATAATTTACAATCAATAATAAATTCagactataaaaaaaaaagataatatttacattttggatgatatatacttgaatattctctctgtttcataaagagtgtcattttagatttttatttttgtttcataaaaaatgtcattttatatttctaatgtattattttacatttccaatacATATTTTACATTAGATTTCCTATTTTTAcctttaatttataattaaatcaactcattaatcacttattaaataagaatatatatatatatatattttaatgttttattaatttttgtgaaatgtgtaaaaactcaaaaagttaATCTGTCCCCGATTGACTTTCTCTAGAAGAGTTCTTTCCAAAAACTTAATACTGCAATATGGTATTTTTagatgacaacaaaaaaaaagcaaaattaattaaaaataaataaaattgtgaCCTTCATCCCcagcctatatatatatcatcaactcCACCTTGTTCAATTTTCATCAGCTatccttgtctctctctctctctactatAGCATAAGAGgtaaaatctctctttctctctttctctctctctctctctctctctctctctctctctctctctctctctctctctctctctctctctctctctctctctctctctctctctctctctctctctctctctctctctctctctctctctctctctctctctctctctctctctctctctctctctctctctctctctctctctctctctctctctctctctctctctctctctctctctctctctctctctctctctctctctctctctctctctctctctctctctctctctctctctctctctctctctctctctctctctctctctctctctctctctctctctctctctctctctctctctctctctctctctctctctctctctctctctctctctctctctctctctctctctctctctctctctctctgtatctaCATATAGAAACTATGGTCTCTGGCTTGAAAGGGTATTACCGTTTATAAGCATGCAAATTACTGACTAAAAGTACACAATACTTATGAAGGTCAACAGAGGTTCGAAATGATCCAAAGGTTGGAAGCGGTAGGGTCTAAGGTCCAAGAGAAAACGTGGGATGACGGATCCGAGCATGATGATGTTACAACTATATATGTCTCATTTACTGATGACAGGGTAAGAGATTTTTGTGTCGACTATATCACTGATGGACAATCGGAAAATGGATTATACAAGACTCCCTTGTCACCAAATTTCACCATGACGGTAATTAATGAACTATTATTTAGAGATCACTTACGTGGATGATCGATATTGGctttgtgatttatttttttttccaccaaatTTCACAGTTTAATATTAACCATCGGAAAAATGAATATCTCCAATCTGTTGAGGGTTATTTGACGGTGGTACAATCCGTGCTCTTCAGTTCAAAACTAATTTGAAGGTATCTCAAATGATGGGATATATCTATGGAACTAAGTTTTCATTAGCAGTCGATGGAAAGAAGATTATTGGATTTCACGGATCTTGTAAGTCGTACCTCACTATTCAACCCTGTGTAGGATTTAATGAGGACACTATAATGAGCTAAAATCTCATAACACCCTTTCTAtcaaaacaaattctcaaaactccCTCAATGATAAAAGGACAATATTATCCTTAATGAAGATTGTtttaggttaaatataattaaataagtaattgTTCAACGAAAAACACAGTAGCTTAGTGGTTGTGAGTTCCATGCGCACGCTCGCGCGCCCAGGGTTCGAATCCCACTATGCGCAgtacaactggtacaactaggggatatatggtacaactatGCAAGGTGCAATTAGGAGATATATGGTAAaactattctttaaaaattgttagaggggTAGTTTCGTCCTTTCCTTAAAAAAGGGGTAGTGAGATTAAGTGGGGGTAATGCAGAGATGAATTTCTAATATAGGAACACTAGAGATGAATTCTCCACTATAATATACATAGATAGATTTATTACTTTTAGTTAATCTATAAAACTGGTGTCGGCGTACGgttcttttggtctttttgttCTAGGATCCATATAAGAAATCAATGGAAACTGATTAGGTTCTGGTTCTTTCAGTTTTGAAGTTTATGATTCATTCGgatattttaggatattttgaGTACTTTcgtgttaattatattttgattattttcagGTACTCAAAATATTTCGATTTGGTTCCAATTCTTTCGGTTCTAAAGTTTAAAAAGCATTCGGTATTTATGACTAAATATATAGTTAGACAGTCTTTAATTTATCAAAGTGTTTATTTTTCCTCATCCGCCACTTTTGACTTTATTGTTTCAATATTTCAAACTTAATTGACCTCATCTTCTGCTGCATAGTTTCCAACTACTATCCATCACTGGAATCACTTGGAGCATATTTCACTGGGATTGCACCTACTAGAATGGAGGCGAGAGGAGGAAAGGGAGGCACAAAGTGGGATGATGGATCCCCTGACCATGAGGGTGTTACAAAGATTGAGATACGAAGTGGTGTCGAAGGCATACAATACATTAAGTTTGAGTATGTCATAAATGGAAAGACAAAACATGGGCCAATCCGTGGTCGCTCGGGTAAAGGCATCCCACTACCGCTGGTATGTACTGTCCctttaaaaatttgatctcACTAgtatttcatttaaatatttgccttactgtttttttctttttttggcagtTTGAAATTAACCATTTCGAGAATGAATATCTAGTCTCAGTTGACGGTTACTATAATGAGGGGTCAGGGATCATTCAAGGACTTCAATTCAAGACAAACATTAATACTTCTGAAATGATGGGATTTGAAATAGGTAAAAGGTTTTCAATTGCATCCCCTGGCAAGAAGATCACTGGGTTTCATGGATATGCCGGGAAGAACTTAAATTCTCTCGGAGCATATTTCCAAACACTTCCTATTACTAAACTAGAAATACAAGGAAATGGTTCAAATTTTAATTGGGATGATGGTGCTTACAATGGCGTAAGAAAGGTTTACGTTTATCATGATAGCAATTTTGTAAATTCTATTGCGTTCGATTACGAAAATGGCGGAAGACTGGTAACACGTAAGCACGGGACAGATAATGGAAAAGTTAATCAAGAAAAAGAGGTAAATAATTCTCACAAAGTCTAGTAATTATCTGACaatatatgtgtttgtgtgtgttgaaTTCATAATAGTCTAAATTTTGCAGTTTGTCGTCAACTTTCCAAATGAGTATATCACATCTGTGGGAGGGACTTTTGTAGATCGAGGAGGGATTACATCGCTGACATTCAAAACATCCAAAGGGAGAATTTCTCCCACATATGGAACCCTCTCGAATGGAAGTCATACCAAACTCGTGCTCGAGAACAATGGTTGCGCTCTTGTTGGCTTCTATGGATTATCTTATGGTTTAATTAGTAGTCTTGGAGCATATTTTTCTCCGACACCTCCACCTCCCGCTGGAGAGAAACTAGAAGCACTAGGTGGCAGTACTGGTGGTGATGGAGGTGCTTCATGGGACGATGGGAGTAATTTTGATGGTGttagaaagatatatataggaaaagGCGAGGTTTCTATTGCATTCGTCAAGTTTATGTATAACAAGGACACCGCGGTGGTGATTGGAGCTGATCATGGTAGCAACACACTACATGGAGTTGAAGAGGTGATTACTATAGTTTCGATCCTTATTTATTATATGTTGTTACGTTAAATGTACTCTTTTTGAAATTGTGTTCgtgatggatttttttttttgtttttttcttgttttccagTTTGAGCTGGACTATCCAAGTGAATACATCACAACAGTGGAGGGAAATTATGATATAGTACATGGAAGTGATGACCTTAATGTTATACTCATGCTTAGGTTCAAGACTAACAAACGAACCTCTCCAGCTTTTGGGTTCGGTAAAATATCAAGCTTTGTTCACCATAAAAAAGGCTACAAGATCGTTGGATTCCATGGGATATCCGGTAACATGCTTCAACAAATTGGGGTCCATGTCCTACCCATTACCGACGAAGCATCTACATCAAATTGAGCTCGATCTAAACATTCTCCACCAAACTTCATATATCTTTAATAATCTCCTTAATTATCTTGTACTCGAATACTTTTGTCTTAAATTGAGCTCGATCGGTTTGTATTATGTTGTTTGATCCTGTCTTTCTTAATCTCATTTGAAGACAAGGTTTCAAAAAATACAACTACGCtccaatttatttttcacaatAACATTGTTGAACCTACACATACTTTGGAGTAGGAAGTAACACTTTTGTTTATCTCTGTGTTCTGTCCGGGTAaccttttttattcattaaagaaaaaaagcatttatatagttaatatatcaaagccaggaaaaaaaaacaaagtttataattttattttttaacaacaaaGTTTATAATATCAAACCGGTACTATTGGAGCTAAACAACATGAGGAACCTTGGACAGAGACTCTCGTATCTTCTCTTCGCCGAACGATAAGTCTATCAATTCGCCTCGTAAATACTTGTCATAAGAGGTAAGGTCGAAGTGGCCATGTCCACACATTGCCATTAGTATCACTTTTGCTTCTCCTGTTTCCTTGCATCGGAGAGCTTCTCTTATGGTTGCAGCAATGGCATGAGTCGGTTCGGGCGCCGGTATGATACCCTCTGTTCTTGCAAACTGAATTGCACCTGTAGGAAAATTAGACCGGAAAGTTGATATTACAGTCCAATGaagatacaaaatttaaagttaaCTAAAGCTAACGGAGGTGTTGGTGAGATATGAGGAGTCGAGATTAGACGAAGAACCACCTTGGAAACACTCGATTTGAGGAATTGAGATTGCTTCCATGAAACCTTGTTCATAAACATGTGAAATCAAGGGTGCCATCCCATGGTACCGTAATCCACCTGTCAAACGAACCATAATAAAAAGAGAACAAATTAGCCGAAAGGAAAACATGAATTCAAGAACacaagaaatcaagaatcaagaaacaagaagcaagaagtCTGAGAAGCCTTGAAGTGTGCTTATCTTGGGTTTTAAACTTGCTT from the Camelina sativa cultivar DH55 chromosome 12, Cs, whole genome shotgun sequence genome contains:
- the LOC104732990 gene encoding jacalin-related lectin 16-like, producing MMGYIYGTKFSLAVDGKKIIGFHGSFSNYYPSLESLGAYFTGIAPTRMEARGGKGGTKWDDGSPDHEGVTKIEIRSGVEGIQYIKFEYVINGKTKHGPIRGRSGKGIPLPLFEINHFENEYLVSVDGYYNEGSGIIQGLQFKTNINTSEMMGFEIGKRFSIASPGKKITGFHGYAGKNLNSLGAYFQTLPITKLEIQGNGSNFNWDDGAYNGVRKVYVYHDSNFVNSIAFDYENGGRLVTRKHGTDNGKVNQEKEFVVNFPNEYITSVGGTFVDRGGITSLTFKTSKGRISPTYGTLSNGSHTKLVLENNGCALVGFYGLSYGLISSLGAYFSPTPPPPAGEKLEALGGSTGGDGGASWDDGSNFDGVRKIYIGKGEVSIAFVKFMYNKDTAVVIGADHGSNTLHGVEEFELDYPSEYITTVEGNYDIVHGSDDLNVILMLRFKTNKRTSPAFGFGKISSFVHHKKGYKIVGFHGISGNMLQQIGVHVLPITDEASTSN